A single genomic interval of Ignavibacteria bacterium harbors:
- a CDS encoding nucleotidyl transferase has product MRAVIPVAGVGSRLRPHTYTLPKVLLNVAGKPILGHILDKIISDGFTEASIIIGDMGEKVREFVDANYSLDVTYIEQHERKGLAHSIYISRHTFRDEPILIILGDTIYDVNLSDVIHGNYSSIGVKRVDDPRRFGVVEMNDGFISSMIEKPEVPMSNNAIVGLYFIKHPLLLIECIEELISLDIKTKGEYQLTDSLQLMVQKGEKMTAFNVEGWYDCGKPETLLSTNRYLLRRYGIATTLEGNLIIPPVSISPKAKITNSIIGPYTTIADGVKIEESIIRNSIISEDAKVEREMLDNSIIGNNAVIKGGYKRINLGDSSEVDFN; this is encoded by the coding sequence ATGCGAGCAGTTATTCCTGTCGCTGGTGTTGGCAGCCGTCTTCGACCACACACATATACGCTTCCTAAAGTTTTACTCAATGTCGCTGGGAAACCGATACTTGGTCATATCTTAGATAAAATAATAAGTGATGGTTTTACTGAGGCGTCAATTATTATCGGTGATATGGGAGAGAAAGTCCGTGAATTTGTTGATGCTAATTATTCGCTTGATGTTACATACATTGAACAGCACGAACGAAAGGGATTAGCACATTCAATTTATATTTCGCGACATACATTTCGGGATGAACCAATACTCATCATTCTCGGCGATACAATTTATGATGTAAACTTATCCGACGTCATTCACGGAAATTATTCTTCAATCGGAGTGAAACGTGTTGATGACCCGCGAAGATTTGGCGTTGTTGAAATGAATGATGGATTTATTTCTTCGATGATAGAAAAACCGGAAGTTCCTATGAGTAACAATGCAATAGTCGGTCTTTATTTTATTAAGCATCCGCTTTTGTTAATTGAGTGCATCGAAGAACTTATTTCGCTTGATATAAAAACGAAAGGTGAATATCAACTCACCGATAGTTTGCAATTGATGGTGCAAAAAGGAGAGAAGATGACAGCATTCAATGTTGAAGGTTGGTACGATTGCGGAAAACCGGAAACACTGCTTTCGACAAATCGTTACTTGTTGCGTCGTTACGGAATTGCAACAACGCTAGAAGGGAATTTGATTATTCCACCAGTTTCCATTTCCCCGAAAGCAAAAATTACCAATTCAATCATCGGTCCGTACACCACAATTGCCGATGGCGTGAAAATAGAAGAATCCATTATCCGCAATTCCATTATCAGCGAAGATGCAAAAGTAGAACGCGAGATGCTTGATAATTCTATAATCGGAAACAATGCAGTTATCAAAGGCGGATATAAGCGTATCAACCTTGGCGATTCTTCTGAAGTAGATTTTAATTAA
- a CDS encoding methionine adenosyltransferase, with protein sequence MKYTFTSESVSEGHPDKVADQISDSVLDAILEQDSTSRVACETFVTTGQVVVGGEVRTNAYVEIPDLVRGVIKDIGYTKGEYMFEANSCGILSAIHSQSADINRGVDKKQKSKDKYENIGAGDQGMMFGYACRETPELMPAAIMFAHQLVKKLADIRREGKVMKYLRPDAKSQVSLEYDGNKVLRVNTIVVSTQHDEFDSDERMQKKIADDVRQYVIPNVIPKSLLDNKLILHVNPTGKFVIGGPHGDTGLTGRKIIVDTYGGAAPHGGGAFSGKDPSKVDRSAAYAARHIAKNVVGAGLAEKCTVQVSYAIGIARPTSIRVETHGTGMNGISDAQLQSKVETVFDLRPAAIIDRFSLTKPKGWKYRDTAAYGHFGREMFPWEKLDYVKELKKAL encoded by the coding sequence ATGAAATATACTTTTACCTCAGAATCCGTCAGCGAAGGACATCCCGATAAAGTCGCTGACCAAATTTCCGATTCAGTTCTCGATGCAATTCTTGAACAAGATTCTACTTCGCGTGTTGCGTGCGAAACGTTTGTAACAACGGGACAAGTAGTTGTTGGCGGTGAAGTGCGAACAAATGCGTATGTCGAAATTCCCGATTTAGTTCGCGGCGTTATTAAAGATATTGGCTACACAAAAGGCGAATATATGTTCGAAGCAAATTCGTGCGGCATACTTTCGGCAATTCATTCGCAATCTGCCGATATCAATCGCGGTGTGGATAAAAAACAAAAATCGAAAGACAAATATGAAAACATCGGCGCGGGCGACCAAGGAATGATGTTCGGTTATGCGTGTAGAGAAACTCCGGAACTCATGCCCGCAGCGATTATGTTTGCGCATCAACTTGTAAAAAAACTTGCCGATATTCGCCGCGAAGGAAAAGTGATGAAGTATCTTCGTCCCGATGCAAAGAGCCAGGTGAGTTTGGAATACGATGGAAACAAAGTTTTGCGTGTGAATACAATTGTCGTTTCCACACAGCACGATGAATTTGATAGCGATGAACGAATGCAGAAAAAAATTGCTGATGATGTTCGTCAATATGTGATTCCGAATGTTATTCCGAAATCGTTGCTTGATAATAAACTTATTCTTCACGTCAATCCCACGGGAAAATTTGTAATCGGCGGACCACACGGAGATACGGGTTTAACGGGAAGAAAAATTATTGTTGATACGTATGGTGGCGCGGCTCCTCACGGTGGTGGCGCATTTTCCGGAAAAGACCCATCGAAAGTTGACAGAAGCGCCGCGTATGCTGCTCGACATATTGCGAAAAATGTTGTCGGCGCCGGACTTGCAGAAAAATGCACCGTGCAAGTTTCCTATGCAATTGGAATTGCGCGACCGACTTCGATTCGCGTGGAAACACACGGAACGGGGATGAATGGAATTTCTGATGCACAACTTCAATCGAAGGTTGAAACGGTTTTTGATTTACGTCCCGCCGCAATTATTGACAGATTCAGTCTTACAAAACCCAAAGGATGGAAATACCGCGACACTGCCGCGTATGGACATTTCGGAAGAGAAATGTTTCCTTGGGAAAAATTGGATTATGTGAAGGAATTGAAGAAGGCGTTATAA
- a CDS encoding DUF433 domain-containing protein, protein MNSTLLQRITIVPDICHGKPTIRGMRYPVENMLELLTSGMTNEEILNDYPDLEKEDLLACLIHSSETSLKFWDNKIDDEIWNNN, encoded by the coding sequence ATGAATTCAACTTTATTACAACGCATTACAATCGTTCCTGACATTTGTCACGGCAAACCAACAATTCGTGGAATGCGTTATCCCGTAGAAAATATGCTTGAACTTCTTACATCGGGAATGACAAATGAAGAAATTCTCAACGATTATCCCGATTTAGAAAAAGAAGATTTGCTTGCGTGTTTAATTCATAGTTCAGAAACAAGTTTGAAATTTTGGGATAATAAAATTGATGATGAAATTTGGAATAACAATTAA
- a CDS encoding UDP-2,3-diacylglucosamine diphosphatase, translating to MARAFFISDVHLGLGKRQEEQVKQQLLCSFLDYVSREGNELFILGDLFDVWFEYKRVIPKGHHRILTKLEDVIRCNITIHYLLGNHDFWNEDYFEKELGVKMYREPFEKSIDGMRFYFHHGDGLAMNDIGYRILKKILRNPLTISLYKNIIHPDLGITLATLSSHKSRNYTSQKNYGEQDSMFQFAQKKFSEGIEIVVMGHCHLPKKIELEKKLYVNLGDWMTHFTYGEFENGLFELKKWGDAF from the coding sequence ATGGCACGAGCGTTTTTTATTTCCGATGTTCACCTCGGTTTAGGAAAAAGACAAGAAGAGCAAGTGAAGCAACAATTGCTCTGTTCTTTTCTTGACTATGTTTCGAGAGAAGGCAATGAACTTTTTATCCTAGGGGATTTGTTCGATGTGTGGTTTGAATACAAGCGTGTAATTCCAAAAGGGCATCATCGCATCTTAACGAAGTTAGAAGACGTAATTCGTTGTAATATTACTATCCATTATCTTCTCGGCAATCATGATTTTTGGAACGAAGATTATTTTGAAAAAGAACTTGGTGTAAAAATGTACCGGGAACCGTTTGAGAAATCCATTGATGGAATGCGATTTTATTTTCATCACGGTGATGGACTTGCGATGAATGATATCGGTTATAGAATCTTAAAAAAAATTTTACGAAATCCATTGACTATTTCACTTTATAAAAATATTATTCACCCTGATTTAGGAATAACACTTGCAACATTGTCATCTCACAAAAGTAGAAATTATACTTCTCAGAAAAATTACGGTGAACAAGACAGTATGTTTCAATTTGCACAAAAAAAATTTTCCGAAGGAATTGAAATAGTTGTAATGGGACATTGTCATTTGCCGAAAAAAATTGAACTTGAAAAAAAATTATACGTGAATTTAGGCGATTGGATGACGCACTTTACCTACGGTGAATTTGAAAACGGATTGTTCGAATTGAAAAAATGGGGTGATGCATTTTAA
- a CDS encoding S46 family peptidase: MAQYYKPIFIIAFILALPKFSYADEGMYPLSEIRQLNLKSKGLKISPEDIYNPNGVGIIDAIVNVGGCTGSFISSEGLIITNHHCAFGSVQAISSEKNDYVTDGFIAKNKSEELQAKGLTVRITESYRDVSSEILSVVNDTMDFASRSKAVEKKMKEIVAETEKKNEGKRAEVSEMFSGKNYMLFIYTYLKDVRLVYVPPRSIGEFGGEEDNWIWPRHTGDFSFLRAYVAPDGSPGEYSEKNVPYHPRKYLVVNRQGVEESDNVFILGYPGRTFRHRTSHYLSFEEDIRLKFVAELYQWEIETMENLGKDNREIAIKHDARIKSLANVEKNYRGKLKGLKRLRLVEKKKNEEEQLQQFINSDEQRKRLYGTLLRDIGKIYDEIRANADKELLLDYLRLSSTLLNTAYTLYEASIELQKTDIERESQFMERNLKRTTESLILNVQNYYSETDKIFLKEFITNAAKLPVDVRISAIDRIVNNGNTKEAIEHFIERAFQKTKLDDGKFVITAFSDTTIRSELMNEPLYVFAMDLYPTFKELKETRQRREGALNKLFAQLVDVKKEFLQTDFIPDANSTLRLTFGKIKGYTPADALYTSPITTMKGIVEKNSSGEEWYSAPQKLLDLYSEKNFGTYKHKKLDDVPVALLYNLDTSGGNSGSPLMNERGELVGVNFDRTFDATINDYAWSESYSRSIAVDIRYVLWVLDKFAGMNSLLSEINVK; this comes from the coding sequence ATGGCACAATATTATAAACCTATCTTCATTATTGCATTCATTCTTGCGTTGCCAAAATTTTCGTATGCAGACGAAGGAATGTATCCACTCAGTGAAATTCGACAACTGAATTTGAAATCAAAAGGATTGAAAATTTCACCCGAGGATATATACAATCCCAATGGCGTTGGAATCATTGATGCAATAGTCAATGTTGGCGGATGCACGGGTTCGTTTATTTCTTCTGAAGGATTGATAATTACGAATCATCATTGCGCGTTCGGTTCAGTTCAAGCGATAAGTTCTGAGAAAAATGATTATGTAACAGACGGATTTATTGCCAAAAACAAATCGGAAGAATTGCAAGCGAAAGGATTAACGGTTCGGATTACAGAATCGTATCGTGATGTTTCGAGTGAAATTTTATCTGTTGTGAATGATACAATGGATTTTGCTTCGCGTTCAAAAGCCGTTGAAAAGAAAATGAAAGAAATCGTTGCTGAAACGGAAAAAAAGAATGAAGGAAAACGCGCAGAAGTGTCGGAAATGTTTTCCGGAAAAAATTACATGTTGTTCATTTATACATATCTGAAAGATGTTCGATTAGTTTATGTTCCCCCGCGTTCCATCGGTGAATTTGGAGGAGAGGAAGATAATTGGATTTGGCCACGACACACGGGAGATTTTTCCTTTCTTCGCGCGTACGTTGCTCCCGATGGTTCTCCGGGAGAGTATTCTGAAAAAAATGTTCCCTATCATCCACGAAAATATCTCGTCGTGAATCGCCAAGGTGTCGAAGAAAGCGATAACGTATTTATCCTTGGTTATCCTGGGAGAACGTTTCGTCATCGCACGTCGCATTATCTTTCGTTTGAAGAAGATATACGTTTGAAATTTGTTGCGGAGTTATATCAATGGGAAATTGAAACGATGGAAAATCTTGGCAAAGATAACCGAGAAATTGCAATCAAGCACGATGCGCGAATAAAATCGCTTGCTAATGTCGAAAAAAATTACCGAGGAAAGTTGAAAGGTTTAAAACGTCTTCGTCTTGTCGAAAAGAAAAAGAACGAGGAAGAACAACTCCAGCAATTTATTAACTCCGATGAACAGCGAAAGCGATTGTACGGAACATTGCTTAGGGATATCGGAAAAATCTATGATGAAATACGCGCCAATGCCGATAAAGAATTGTTGCTGGATTATTTGCGACTAAGTTCAACATTACTGAATACTGCATACACATTATACGAAGCAAGCATCGAATTGCAAAAGACGGATATCGAACGTGAATCGCAATTTATGGAACGAAACCTAAAGCGAACAACAGAATCGCTTATTTTGAACGTACAAAATTATTATTCAGAAACAGATAAAATATTTTTGAAAGAATTTATCACGAACGCAGCAAAACTTCCCGTTGATGTTCGTATTTCTGCTATTGATAGGATAGTCAACAATGGAAATACGAAGGAAGCGATAGAGCATTTTATCGAACGCGCGTTTCAGAAAACAAAACTTGATGATGGGAAATTCGTTATAACTGCATTTTCGGATACAACAATTCGCTCAGAACTGATGAACGAACCTCTATACGTATTTGCAATGGATTTGTATCCAACGTTTAAGGAATTGAAAGAAACACGGCAGCGTCGCGAAGGTGCGTTGAATAAACTTTTTGCACAGTTGGTTGATGTAAAAAAAGAATTTTTACAAACAGATTTTATTCCCGACGCAAACAGTACGTTGCGCCTAACGTTTGGAAAAATAAAAGGATATACTCCTGCGGATGCGTTGTATACATCGCCGATAACAACAATGAAAGGGATTGTTGAAAAAAACAGTTCTGGTGAAGAATGGTATTCTGCTCCGCAAAAATTACTCGATTTATATTCGGAAAAAAATTTTGGAACATACAAACATAAAAAACTTGATGACGTTCCCGTTGCGTTGCTGTACAATTTAGATACAAGCGGAGGCAATTCCGGAAGTCCATTAATGAATGAACGCGGCGAACTTGTTGGAGTGAATTTTGACAGAACATTTGATGCAACGATTAACGATTATGCGTGGAGTGAATCGTACAGCCGTTCCATTGCAGTGGATATTCGTTATGTGTTGTGGGTGCTTGATAAATTTGCTGGAATGAATAGTTTGTTGAGCGAAATAAACGTAAAATAA
- a CDS encoding PBP1A family penicillin-binding protein, translating to MMIAIKKIFTKRNILLFSIVVCVCVTAFSIWYWQFLISGLPSLEELENPKPELATKVYSIDGEILDQFFIKNRTYVTLAQIPPTFVQGLVATEDKNFYNHWGLDVMRILKAVVKNVLRFSLAREGASTITQQLARNLYLNREVSITRKLREAITAIQIERTYTKDEILEMYLNVAYFGRSGYGVSAAAQVFFRKKIQDLSVDECAILIALLKGPAFYDPYNHPERLLARRDIVLNEMNEDEVISDSLFEELKVSELRVRSFEDNSPVGIAPHFVESVRQQLSEKAKQYGFDIYRDGLSIYTTIDSRMQRHANRSVEEHLTEYQTKFNSSWQWSKQKGILLRALDKSAKEKEEYRLASKEQKNNILKKLKNDRRFIDSVKKMNQTIEVGFVALDAKTGEIRAMIGGSDFKTFKYGLNHVTQIKRQAGSIFKPFVYTVAIDNGYPPSFEIQNQPISLDNPDGTRWTPANFDGTFGGLTTLREGIKWSINLVAIRAIIELAPVNQVIDYAHRMGINEELPPYPSLALGTGEVHPLEITSAFNVFANEGIYAEPFSILKIVDKDGNIIEENKPKLHEVLGKQTAYILTTMMEDAVNGGTGTRVRNFFHRPCAGKTGTTQEYADAWFMGFTPQLTVGVWVGFDNKAVHFISSDGQGGRAAAPIFGRFAQYVYEDSEINLPLAYFQMPDGIVKKEICTETKKLALEFCPEVYEEVFNEKYLPESCDVHTSKILKEKNRGVIRF from the coding sequence ATGATGATAGCAATAAAAAAAATATTCACTAAGCGCAACATCCTTTTGTTTTCCATCGTTGTGTGTGTGTGTGTTACTGCTTTCAGCATTTGGTATTGGCAATTTTTGATTTCTGGATTGCCATCACTGGAAGAATTGGAAAATCCCAAACCGGAACTTGCAACGAAAGTATATTCGATTGATGGAGAAATACTCGACCAGTTTTTTATCAAAAATCGTACGTATGTTACGTTGGCACAAATTCCACCAACATTCGTACAAGGTTTAGTTGCAACAGAAGACAAAAATTTTTACAACCATTGGGGATTGGACGTAATGCGAATCTTGAAAGCGGTTGTTAAAAATGTATTGCGATTCAGTTTGGCACGAGAAGGCGCAAGCACAATTACTCAGCAACTCGCAAGAAATTTATATCTGAATCGGGAAGTTTCGATAACAAGAAAATTGCGCGAAGCGATAACGGCGATTCAAATCGAGCGTACGTACACAAAAGATGAAATTCTTGAAATGTATTTGAACGTTGCATATTTTGGAAGAAGCGGCTATGGTGTTTCTGCGGCGGCTCAGGTTTTTTTCAGGAAAAAAATACAGGATTTATCCGTTGACGAGTGTGCAATTCTCATTGCATTATTAAAAGGTCCTGCATTTTATGACCCGTATAATCATCCCGAACGATTGCTTGCTCGGCGTGATATTGTTTTGAATGAAATGAATGAAGATGAAGTTATTTCCGATTCATTGTTTGAAGAATTGAAAGTATCGGAATTACGAGTTCGCTCGTTTGAAGATAATTCACCTGTTGGAATCGCTCCGCATTTTGTCGAATCCGTTCGTCAGCAACTTTCAGAAAAAGCGAAGCAATATGGTTTTGATATTTATCGAGACGGACTTTCAATTTATACAACGATTGACAGCAGAATGCAGCGGCACGCGAATCGTTCTGTTGAAGAACATTTAACAGAATATCAAACAAAGTTCAATTCATCTTGGCAATGGTCAAAACAAAAAGGTATTTTGCTGAGAGCGTTGGATAAATCGGCGAAAGAAAAAGAAGAATACCGTCTTGCTTCCAAAGAGCAGAAAAATAACATTCTGAAAAAATTGAAAAATGACAGGCGTTTTATTGACTCTGTCAAAAAAATGAATCAAACGATTGAAGTGGGATTTGTTGCACTCGATGCGAAGACGGGAGAAATACGCGCAATGATTGGCGGTTCAGATTTTAAAACATTTAAATATGGATTGAATCATGTAACACAAATTAAGCGACAAGCGGGTTCTATATTTAAGCCATTCGTGTATACTGTTGCAATTGATAATGGTTATCCGCCAAGTTTTGAAATTCAAAATCAACCGATTTCACTCGATAATCCCGATGGGACGCGATGGACACCGGCAAACTTTGACGGAACATTCGGTGGATTAACAACATTGCGTGAAGGAATTAAATGGTCAATTAATCTTGTTGCAATCAGAGCAATTATTGAATTGGCACCGGTAAATCAAGTCATTGATTACGCGCATCGCATGGGAATCAATGAAGAACTTCCGCCGTATCCATCGCTTGCGCTTGGAACTGGAGAAGTGCATCCGCTTGAAATTACCTCAGCGTTTAATGTGTTTGCAAACGAAGGAATTTATGCGGAACCGTTTTCGATTTTAAAAATTGTTGACAAAGATGGAAACATTATTGAAGAAAATAAACCGAAGTTGCACGAAGTATTAGGCAAACAAACGGCGTATATTTTAACAACAATGATGGAAGATGCTGTTAATGGAGGAACAGGAACACGCGTAAGAAATTTCTTTCATCGTCCGTGCGCGGGAAAAACGGGAACAACACAAGAATATGCCGATGCGTGGTTTATGGGATTTACACCGCAATTAACTGTTGGTGTTTGGGTAGGATTTGACAACAAAGCAGTTCATTTTATTTCCTCAGATGGACAAGGAGGAAGAGCCGCGGCGCCTATTTTTGGGAGATTTGCTCAATACGTGTATGAAGACAGCGAAATAAATTTGCCACTTGCCTATTTTCAGATGCCAGATGGAATTGTAAAAAAAGAAATATGTACAGAGACAAAAAAACTTGCTTTGGAGTTTTGCCCGGAAGTCTATGAAGAAGTTTTTAACGAAAAATATTTGCCGGAAAGTTGTGATGTTCATACTTCAAAGATACTTAAAGAAAAAAATCGAGGCGTGATTCGATTTTAG